In Tenacibaculum sp. 190524A02b, the genomic stretch ATAAACGCACAAGAATCTCAGAAAAATTTCACATTATTAAATAATAATATTACTATTAATTATGCTTCCAATAATGCATCAATTGATATTAAAACAGCAAATATTCAAAAGGGTTTAGCCATTGCTTCCATTACATTAAAAAGCAATCAACAATTTACCCCCAAAAAACTATCTATTAAATGGTCAACTCCTTCAAATAATATAGCTGGCTACTGGAGCAGTAAAGCTTTTTTTAATAAAACTATTACACCTGACTGGGGACCAGCTAAAGTAAAATCAATGTTAGCTAGGCATGCTCCTGTTATTTCACTATTTGGTTTTGATGATATAAATCAACAAACTTTTGCGGTATCAGATGCTTTAAATACAGCAATTACAAGCACCTCTGTTAAAGAAGAAAACGGTATGATTTATAATGAAGTGCAATTGTTCACTGAAAAACACAAAGCACTTAAAGAATACACAGTACAACTCCGTTTAGATGCTAGACCTATTAATTATACCACTTCTCTTAATGAAGTAAATACCTGGTGGGAAACTTTTCCTATTTATAAACCCGCTCAAGTTCCTGAAGCAGCAAAACTACCTGTATATTCTACCTGGTATAGTTATCATCAAAATGTAACTGAAGAAGCCATTTTAAAAGAATGTAAACAATCTAAAGCCATGGGATACGAAACCGTTATTGTTGACGATGGCTGGCAAACTTTAGATAGCAATCGAGGTTATGCCTATACTGGTGATTGGCAAGCGGAACGTTTAAAAGGTATAAAATCATTAGTTGAAAAAGTACATCAGTTAGATATGAAATTTATGCTTTGGTATGCTGTTCCTTTTGTTGGTGAAAAGTCAAGTGTTTACAACCAAATGAAAGGAAAGTTCCTTACTCATTGGAAAGGTCAAGGAACTTATGTCGTTGATCCAAGGTATCCTGAAGTACGAAAATTTATTATCAACACGTATATTAAAGCAGTAAAAGAATGGAATTTAGATGGGTTTAAACTAGATTTTATTGGTTGGTTTAAAGCTTTTAAAGACACTAAATTAGTAGCTAAAGAAGGGATGGATTTTGCTTCTGTAAATGAAGCTACAGATAAATTAATGACTGATTTAATGGCTTCTTTAAAGCATTTAAAATCAGATATTCTAATAGAATTCAGACAGCCGTATACGGGACCTTTGATGAAAAAGTATGGGAATATGCTTAGAGCCTCAGATTGTCCCAATATGGCAGTTACCAATAGAATTGAAACAACTGATTTACGCTTAATTAGTGGTAAAACAGCTGTACATTCTGATATGATTATGTGGCATTATGACGAACCTGTAGAAGTTGCTGCTTTGCAGTTTTTAAATGTATTGTTCTCAGTTCCTCAAATATCAGTCAGATTAGCAGACATCCCTAAGGAACAGTTTCAAATGATTCGTTATTATACTAAGTACTGGCTAGAAAATAGAAGTATTTTGTTAGAAGGTGAATTTCTTCCTCAAAAACCACAACAAAACTATCCTTTAATTGAAGCTAAAGGTAAAAACAAAAAAATTACAGTAACCTACAATACAAAAACTATCAGTCTTGAAACTGATCATCATTTAAAACAGGATATTATTAACGCAAAATCATCTAAAAGAATTATTCTTGATGTAAAAG encodes the following:
- a CDS encoding glycoside hydrolase family 36 protein, producing the protein MKQILLHTLLFCFITCINAQESQKNFTLLNNNITINYASNNASIDIKTANIQKGLAIASITLKSNQQFTPKKLSIKWSTPSNNIAGYWSSKAFFNKTITPDWGPAKVKSMLARHAPVISLFGFDDINQQTFAVSDALNTAITSTSVKEENGMIYNEVQLFTEKHKALKEYTVQLRLDARPINYTTSLNEVNTWWETFPIYKPAQVPEAAKLPVYSTWYSYHQNVTEEAILKECKQSKAMGYETVIVDDGWQTLDSNRGYAYTGDWQAERLKGIKSLVEKVHQLDMKFMLWYAVPFVGEKSSVYNQMKGKFLTHWKGQGTYVVDPRYPEVRKFIINTYIKAVKEWNLDGFKLDFIGWFKAFKDTKLVAKEGMDFASVNEATDKLMTDLMASLKHLKSDILIEFRQPYTGPLMKKYGNMLRASDCPNMAVTNRIETTDLRLISGKTAVHSDMIMWHYDEPVEVAALQFLNVLFSVPQISVRLADIPKEQFQMIRYYTKYWLENRSILLEGEFLPQKPQQNYPLIEAKGKNKKITVTYNTKTISLETDHHLKQDIINAKSSKRIILDVKGTKQKYNCYIHNCMGKLISNQKITLKEGVYGFDIPASGSISFHPINN